CGGCGTTACGATGCCTGACAGATTGCCTGCGAAGTTCACCGCACCGCCCGTGATGCCGACCATGCCCTTGGGGGCAATGTCCGCCACGAGCGACCACGACGCCGACGCCACGCCCTGCGCGAAAAACGCGAACGACATGATGGCGATCACCAGCCAGTTGGCATCGGTAAGCACGGTCAGCGACATCGTCGGCACCAGTAACAGACCGGTCACGATCGGGGTCTTGCGCGCCGTTCCCACCGCCACACCGCGACGTAGCAGCCAGTCGGAGAGCAAGCCGCCGCAAACCACGCCAATGGACGCAGCCACAAACGGCAGCGAGGTCATCCCGCCCGCCTTGAGCACCGTCATGTGGCGCTCGGTAATCAGATAGGTCGGGAACCACGTCAGGAAGAAGTACAGCGACGACAGCGACGCGAATTTGCCCACGCAGATCGCAATGATCTGACGATTGCGGAACAGCGCCAGCAGTTTGCGCCACGGGAATTTCTGAGGCGCGGCCCGATCCGCTGGCTTGGTCTCGACGAGCGCCCCGCCGCTGCGGATGTGCGCCAGTTCGGCCGCATTTACCCACGCGCACTTGTCCGGATCGCGATAACCGAGGTACCACACGCCTGCCCAGACGATGCCCAACAGACCGGTCGCGTAGAAAATTTCCCGCCAGCCCCACGTGTGCGCAATCCAGAACAGTAACGGCGTGAGCGCCGCCATGCCGATGTACTGCCCGACAAGATAGATGCTGGTGGCGACCCCTCGCTCGCGCTGCGCGAACCAGATCGAGACCACGCGGTTGTTGACCGGGAACGTGGGGGCTTCGGCAATCCCCACCCCGAGTCGCATGCCAAACAACGTGACGAATCGCGTCGCAAAGCCTTGCATGAACGTCAGTACCGACCAACTGAGAATGGCGATCCCGTAGATGGCCCGCGTACCGAAACGGTCAATGACCCAGCCACCGGGAATGTTCGCGATGACATACGTCCACGCGTAGGCCGAGAAGATAAAACCAAGTTCCACGGGACCTAGGCCGAACTCCTGCTTGAGCATCGGCGCGGCCACCGAGAGATTGGCACGGTCGACGTAGTTGATGACCGTGCCGACGAATACCAGAAAGAGCATCCAATAGCGCACCCGCGATGGGCGTTGCGAGGACGACGGGCTCAGAGAAACTGACATGATGAGTCTCGTAATAGGCGGCGATATCTTCAATACCTTCAATCGGCCGCCGAAAAGCTTGCCGCCACCGGGCCAGGTAACCCTGCCCCCAGTGGCGTCGCAACTTAGAAGCTGTGATACATACCGACGCGCAGCAGCATCTGATCGTGATTGCTCGACGCCCCGATCGGATACGACGCGGCGTGGTTATTGCCATTCGCACCGATATACGTCACCTGCGCCTGCAATTGCGTGCGCTTCGAGAACGAATAGAGGTCGCCCGCTTCGATCTGGTTGTAGTGCGTGTGGTTGAACGACGAATACGAATAGCCCAGCGTGAGTGCGTTGGCTTCCGTCACCCGGTACTCGGTGCCGACGTCGTAGTTGAACATGTTGCCCGAGCCGCCCGGCGCACGCACTTCGCTGCGCGTGTAGAGCGCATGAACGTTCCAGCGCGACGAGATGCGATACGAGGCACCGATGCCAGTGTTGTTCACGGCGTCGGACTTGAACACATTCGTGGCCGACAGGCCGGATTGTCCGAAGATCGACGTGATACCCAGGCGCGACGAGAAATCGAAGGTCCGCTTGTTGATACTCACGTAGGTCGCGGCCACAGAGAACGGGCCGTTGTCGTACTTCACGTAGCCACCGGCCGTGCGGCCGAGCGCGTTACCGCCTGCGAAGCCGTACATCAGACCGCCGGTCAGACCATGAAAGCTGGTGCTGTTCCATTTGACCGCATTGTCGACCTGCGACGAGTTGGCCAGATTGTCGAGGTTGCCCGGGTGATAGGCGTACAGATTGTGTTGCCAGAATCCGTTCGAATAACGGATCGAAACGTCCTGCATGAAATCTGTCTGGTGGCCGATCGATACCGTGCCGAATCGATCGCTGGCGAGACCGACCCACGCTTGGCGGTTCCACTCCACACCGCTGTTGATCAATGCGCCGCTGCTCGTATTGAAGCCCTGCTCCAACTGGAACACCGCCGACAGTCCGCCCCCGAGGTCTTCACGGCCTTTCAGGCCAAAGCGGTCGGGTTGCCCGATGCCGGCATCCATCTTGAACAGACGGCCACCGCCCTGATTGCTCACGTAAGTGAGGCCGTCGTCGATCGTTCCGTAAATCTGCAACGAATTGCCTGCGGCGTGTGCCGCGCCAACGCATGCCAAAAGGCAGGCTGCGCCGATACTGCGTCTCTTCACCTTCCACTCCTGTAGTGCGTCCTGATACTCCGAGGCTGTCTGACACCTCATGCCAACGAGGTTGTCGTCACTCGGGACGTACCTGCCGATGCATCGTTTTTGTCTTACCTATGAAACAATGGTTAATAGGTGAGACAATTATGGCGAAGGGAATTCGGCGAGACAAGCAGAAAATAAGTCCGCGCTTATTGATGTTGCGCAAATGCTAATGACAAAGCCTTCGCGCGTCTGCGGGAAAAAATTGAGGGAAGGGGTTGGGTGCCGCAGACCGGCGAGCGCTTCCCTACGCGAGCCGATAGCGTGTTGAAGCGTGTTGAAGCGTGAGGGAAGCGTGAGGGAAGCGCGAGGGAAGCGCGAGGGAAGCGCGAGGAAAGCGCGAGGGAAGCGCGAGGAAAGCGCCCGGAATGTCGGCACGCGCGCAACCTGCGCGGTGCTTATCGAACCGCGTGGTCAGTCACTGCGTGGGCGTGCCTAGAGCGCGTCTATACAACGCTGGCACGTTCGGCACGGTAGTTGAGCTTGTGTGAAAGCTCGTCGGCGGCGGACACAACTTTCTCGACGATCCCGTTCTCGAGCAAGTCCGCTTCGACGCGTGCCTGAGGAATCGTCACGCTGATGACCGCAGCGATCTGTCCGCGATGATTGCGCACGGGTGCAGCAATCGTCGAAATGTTCTGCTCGAAGAAGGCCTGGCTCATGCTGTAGCCACGAGCGATGTCTTCCTGCACCACACGATGCAGGGCTTCGACCGTCGTCGGCGTGTGTGCCGTGTAGGCTTCGAGCTTGCGCTCCGGGTAGAGCTGCTTGAGCGATGGCAGCGAATAATCTCCCAGCAGAATGTGGCCGACGGCAGTCGCATGCGCCGGCAGACGCGTCCCCACGCGCACCGTGCCAAACACCAGTTCGCGGCTCGCCGCCTTGGCGACAAACACTGCATCGCGCTGGTCGAGAATCAGAATATGGCTCGAGAAACCCGTGGCATCACGCAACTTCTCGATGACCGGTGTGCCGAGATCGGTCAGCTCCAGCGAGTTGAGATACTCGAACCCGAGGCGCAACACCGCCACCCCAAGCCGGTAGTGACGCTCGTCTCCCGCCTTCTCGATAAAGCCCTCGGCTTCCAGCGTCTGCAACAGACGGAACACCGTCGAGCGCGGAATATCCAGACGCCGCGCAAGATCGGCTCCGGCGAGCACGGGCTCGCGCGCCGAAAAGGTCATGAGGATGCGCAGGCCACGCTCGAGACCCGGGACGGAGTATTTGTTATCGCTGTCGTTGCTCATGCCGTTTGCGCACACTGGCGCCGACCGGTGGTGCGGCAGTTCCGCGCAACCGATAGACGATATTCATGGAAGGCGCACATTATAGGCCACGGGCCCGTCGCCCGGCCATGACGGAACACAACGCCGCGACCGGGCCACTTTCTCACCTGACGAGACTCGGTTGCGCCCCATGCGCAACGGGTTGCGCCCATTCTCGCGACATGGTGCCCTATCGGGGCGCAAGCGGGCACCCAACTTGGGCGAACCGCCTTCGGCGTGGGCCATGCACCGCAATGGGGGTAATTCCGAAGCGCGTCGACTCCCGCTTTTTGTCATCATTGCGCCTGCAAGCTTGACAAGCTGGCGCATGTGGAGCGAGACACCGTGGTCCGAGCCGAGAACAATAAACGATCCGGACGGGCCAAAAGGCACGTATTCCTTTTCTCCTGACGCTTTTGCGATTGCCTATCCCAATAGCCACTCAGGAGCTGCGCCCACCTGCCAAGTGGGCGTTTTTTTGCTGGTTAAACGCCCCCTTCGCTGTGTGGTTCGACCCGCCCGCGGTGTTCTTCACGAGAGAACCCGATGCCCTGGCATGCTTGTTGCTTGTATTTCCAGCATCGGGGAACGACGCCGCCTTGGCCGAGGTTTCATTGATAAGCCCGCACCAGATTGCACCGGTACGTGCCAGATCGTGAAGCCCGGACTCGCCCCCTGCGGCGCCTCCGTTTGTTTTGGGTCGAGGTGTTATGTTTACTGAACTGAGCGACGTTGAATGGCACGCCCTGCGTGATCTGATTTGCGACCGACCGGTCCGTACGGAACGACGCGGCCGCCCTCAAGTCGAGCAGCGCACGCTGACCAATGCTGTCTTGTGGGTGCTGTTCACTGGCGAAAGCTGGTCCAAACTGCCGATGCAATACCCTTCCGTGCCGACTTGCCGCCGCAAACTCAATGAGTGGCGCGAATCGGGCATGCTCGATACGATTCTGAAACGCCTGCAACAATCGGGCCGCGATATCAGCGCCTGCGCAGGTCAGATCAGCAAGCCGGCGCGCAGCACGCCGTGCGGCGACACCGATCGCCTGCGCGGGGTGTTCTGGACGAACCCGGCTTCCTGGAAGCCCCCGGTTGCCATGCGTTGATCGGCCTTGAGCGGCCGATTGGCCGCAAAACGCCATTGCAAGCATTCTCATTCGACAGGAATGTCCGCGCAACGCTCGCGGCACCGTCGGCAGGAAGTACGGGGTTAGCCAGATAAGCAGCCAATGCGCGAGATGCGACCATCACCACGGGTCACATCTCGCGTCACAGCGCCGCGCGCACCGCTTCGGCAATGGCCAATGAGGCCGTGAGACCGGGCGACTCGATACCAAACAGGTTCACGAGTCCCGCCACACCATGCACCGCCGGCCCGTCGATGCGAAAGTCTGCCGCCGCCTCGCCCGGCCCGCTGATCTTCGGCCGAATACCGGCATAACCGGGTTGCAACGCGCCGTCCGCCAGCGTCGGCCAATAGCGCCGCACCGCCGCGTAAAATCCATCGCCATCCGCCGGATTGACCGTGTAGTCGATCTCGTCGATCCATTGCACGTTCGGCCCGAAGCGCGCCTGCCCTGCCAGATCGAGTGTCAGGTGAACCCCCAGCCCGCCCGGCTCCGGCACCGGATAGATCAGGTGCGAGAACGGCGCGCGCTGCGCGCAG
This window of the Pandoraea fibrosis genome carries:
- a CDS encoding transposase — translated: MFTELSDVEWHALRDLICDRPVRTERRGRPQVEQRTLTNAVLWVLFTGESWSKLPMQYPSVPTCRRKLNEWRESGMLDTILKRLQQSGRDISACAGQISKPARSTPCGDTDRLRGVFWTNPASWKPPVAMR
- a CDS encoding IclR family transcriptional regulator translates to MSNDSDNKYSVPGLERGLRILMTFSAREPVLAGADLARRLDIPRSTVFRLLQTLEAEGFIEKAGDERHYRLGVAVLRLGFEYLNSLELTDLGTPVIEKLRDATGFSSHILILDQRDAVFVAKAASRELVFGTVRVGTRLPAHATAVGHILLGDYSLPSLKQLYPERKLEAYTAHTPTTVEALHRVVQEDIARGYSMSQAFFEQNISTIAAPVRNHRGQIAAVISVTIPQARVEADLLENGIVEKVVSAADELSHKLNYRAERASVV
- a CDS encoding porin, yielding MKRRSIGAACLLACVGAAHAAGNSLQIYGTIDDGLTYVSNQGGGRLFKMDAGIGQPDRFGLKGREDLGGGLSAVFQLEQGFNTSSGALINSGVEWNRQAWVGLASDRFGTVSIGHQTDFMQDVSIRYSNGFWQHNLYAYHPGNLDNLANSSQVDNAVKWNSTSFHGLTGGLMYGFAGGNALGRTAGGYVKYDNGPFSVAATYVSINKRTFDFSSRLGITSIFGQSGLSATNVFKSDAVNNTGIGASYRISSRWNVHALYTRSEVRAPGGSGNMFNYDVGTEYRVTEANALTLGYSYSSFNHTHYNQIEAGDLYSFSKRTQLQAQVTYIGANGNNHAASYPIGASSNHDQMLLRVGMYHSF
- a CDS encoding MFS transporter — translated: MSVSLSPSSSQRPSRVRYWMLFLVFVGTVINYVDRANLSVAAPMLKQEFGLGPVELGFIFSAYAWTYVIANIPGGWVIDRFGTRAIYGIAILSWSVLTFMQGFATRFVTLFGMRLGVGIAEAPTFPVNNRVVSIWFAQRERGVATSIYLVGQYIGMAALTPLLFWIAHTWGWREIFYATGLLGIVWAGVWYLGYRDPDKCAWVNAAELAHIRSGGALVETKPADRAAPQKFPWRKLLALFRNRQIIAICVGKFASLSSLYFFLTWFPTYLITERHMTVLKAGGMTSLPFVAASIGVVCGGLLSDWLLRRGVAVGTARKTPIVTGLLLVPTMSLTVLTDANWLVIAIMSFAFFAQGVASASWSLVADIAPKGMVGITGGAVNFAGNLSGIVTPIAIGFIVKATGSFGWALGLISLFAIAGVLCYLLLLGEVKRIELDDDGDDGESATVGQGAQARAKAHTA